From Nonlabens sp. Ci31, the proteins below share one genomic window:
- a CDS encoding PKD domain-containing protein: MKYYYKLLIVLILGVLFQSCQDDDTEFGAVIAPSNLVLNFDIQGETVADPNGDGTGIVVFNAMSDNALNYTYDFGDGRNGSSFDGTIEHRFVELGVISYNVTVTATGTGGAATTQTVIIDVLSTFDDAEAKDFLTGGTSKTWYWSVTENGHWGVGPTNLIGGQSPDAYYTPAFFPVPAFGRYCNELTECFYEDEMTFTKAGNNVIYELNNFGGTYFHNSYLTQFGGPSALNTANADECLPFTAPAPGVVTFLPTLDTDAPVDQSRKTTMLLANDSFISWYVGSSEYEILEITANRMVLRTVQANDPALAWYHTLTTDVPVNPNPSCI; the protein is encoded by the coding sequence ATGAAATATTATTATAAACTTTTAATAGTCTTGATTTTGGGAGTCCTATTCCAATCATGTCAAGATGACGACACCGAATTTGGTGCTGTGATTGCGCCTAGTAATTTGGTATTAAATTTTGATATTCAAGGTGAAACTGTAGCTGACCCTAACGGAGATGGAACTGGAATAGTAGTCTTTAATGCAATGTCAGATAATGCTCTTAATTATACTTATGACTTTGGTGATGGGCGCAATGGTTCTTCTTTTGATGGAACTATAGAGCACCGTTTTGTAGAATTGGGTGTGATAAGTTACAATGTTACGGTAACCGCTACTGGGACAGGCGGAGCTGCAACAACACAAACTGTCATAATAGATGTGTTAAGCACCTTTGATGATGCAGAGGCAAAAGACTTCTTAACAGGAGGAACTTCTAAAACATGGTATTGGTCAGTAACTGAAAATGGTCATTGGGGAGTAGGACCTACAAATTTGATAGGAGGACAGTCTCCGGATGCTTATTATACTCCAGCATTTTTCCCGGTTCCTGCATTTGGAAGGTATTGTAATGAGTTAACAGAATGTTTTTACGAGGATGAAATGACGTTTACAAAAGCCGGAAATAATGTTATTTATGAGTTGAATAATTTTGGAGGCACTTATTTTCACAATTCCTATCTAACTCAATTTGGTGGTCCATCGGCTCTTAATACGGCCAATGCCGATGAATGCTTGCCATTTACAGCTCCTGCTCCTGGTGTGGTTACTTTTCTTCCTACACTTGATACAGATGCTCCAGTGGATCAATCTAGAAAAACCACTATGTTATTAGCAAACGACAGTTTTATTAGCTGGTACGTAGGAAGTAGTGAGTATGAAATCTTAGAAATTACTGCAAATAGAATGGTACTGCGCACGGTACAAGCAAATGATCCAGCACTCGCCTGGTATCATACGCTTACGACGGATGTTCCAGTGAACCCCAACCCTAGTTGTATTTAG
- a CDS encoding fumarate reductase/succinate dehydrogenase flavoprotein subunit has product MSVLDSKVPKGPLEEKWVNHKNHINLVNPANKRNIDVIVVGTGLAGGSAAATLAELGYNVKTFCYNDSPRRAHSIAAQGGINAAKNYQGDGDSNYRLFYDTIKGGDYRSREANVHRLAEVSSNIIDQCVAQGVPFAREYGGLLDNRSFGGVLVSRTFYAAGQTGQQLLLGAYSALNRQINRGKVTPFNRHEMLDLVKVDGKARGIIARNLVTGEIERHGAHAVVIASGGYGNVFFLSTNAMGSNVMAAWRAHRRGAYFANPCYTQIHPTCIPVSGDHQSKLTLMSESLRNDGRIWVPKNLEDAKAIREGKLKGVNLKEEDRDYYLERRYPAFGNLVPRDVASRAAKERCDAGYGVNKTGNAVYLDFEASFFRYGKVEALTSGHKDASKEEMIALGKKVIEKKYGNLFDMYRNIADENPYEVPMKIFPAVHYTMGGLWVDYNLQTTVPGCFAAGEANFSDHGANRLGASALMQGLADGYFVLPYTIGDYLADEIRTGAISTETAEFDQAEKDTRARIEKLMNGTGTHSVDYYHKKLGLIMWNKCGMSRNATDLQAAMDEIAELRADFWKNVKVPGTADTKNQELEKAGRVADFLELGELFAKDALDRNESCGGHFREEYQTADGEALRDDENYAYVSAWEYNENPRDAKLHKEDLVFENVELKTRSYK; this is encoded by the coding sequence ATGTCAGTATTAGATTCTAAAGTACCTAAAGGGCCCCTCGAAGAAAAGTGGGTCAATCATAAAAATCACATTAATCTGGTCAACCCAGCAAACAAACGTAACATAGATGTTATAGTTGTTGGAACTGGTTTGGCAGGTGGCTCTGCTGCAGCAACTCTTGCTGAACTAGGTTACAATGTAAAGACATTTTGTTATAATGATTCTCCGCGTCGCGCGCATTCCATTGCTGCACAAGGGGGAATTAATGCCGCTAAAAACTATCAAGGAGATGGAGATTCTAACTACCGTCTGTTTTATGATACCATAAAAGGTGGTGACTATAGATCTCGTGAAGCAAACGTTCACAGACTTGCTGAAGTCTCTTCTAACATTATTGACCAGTGCGTAGCACAAGGAGTTCCTTTTGCTCGTGAGTATGGAGGTTTGTTAGATAACCGTTCTTTTGGTGGTGTATTAGTTTCAAGAACTTTTTACGCTGCAGGTCAAACGGGACAGCAGTTATTGTTAGGAGCTTATTCGGCATTGAACAGACAGATCAACCGTGGTAAAGTAACTCCATTCAACCGTCATGAGATGTTAGATCTTGTAAAGGTGGACGGTAAAGCACGTGGTATTATTGCTCGTAACTTAGTTACAGGAGAGATAGAAAGACATGGAGCACATGCTGTAGTAATTGCTTCTGGTGGTTATGGAAATGTATTTTTCCTTTCTACAAACGCTATGGGTAGTAATGTAATGGCAGCATGGAGAGCACACCGACGTGGTGCTTATTTTGCAAACCCATGTTATACACAAATTCACCCAACTTGTATTCCAGTTAGTGGTGATCACCAATCTAAACTGACATTGATGTCAGAATCTTTGCGTAATGATGGACGTATTTGGGTTCCTAAAAACTTAGAAGACGCAAAAGCAATACGTGAAGGGAAGTTGAAAGGTGTCAACCTTAAAGAAGAAGATAGAGATTATTACCTAGAAAGAAGGTATCCAGCTTTTGGTAACTTGGTGCCACGCGATGTAGCATCCCGTGCTGCAAAAGAGCGTTGTGATGCCGGTTATGGTGTTAATAAAACAGGTAATGCTGTTTATCTAGATTTTGAAGCTTCCTTCTTCAGATATGGAAAAGTAGAAGCTTTAACAAGTGGTCATAAAGATGCTAGTAAAGAAGAGATGATTGCTTTAGGTAAAAAAGTTATAGAAAAAAAATACGGTAACTTATTTGACATGTACCGCAATATCGCAGACGAGAATCCATACGAAGTACCGATGAAGATTTTCCCTGCGGTCCATTACACCATGGGTGGATTATGGGTAGATTATAATTTACAAACCACAGTGCCTGGATGTTTTGCTGCTGGTGAAGCAAACTTCTCTGATCATGGTGCTAACCGTTTAGGAGCAAGTGCTTTGATGCAAGGTCTAGCTGATGGATATTTCGTTTTACCATACACCATTGGTGATTACCTGGCAGACGAAATCAGAACAGGTGCTATTTCTACAGAAACAGCCGAGTTTGATCAAGCAGAAAAAGACACTCGTGCGCGCATCGAGAAATTGATGAATGGTACAGGAACTCATTCTGTTGATTACTATCATAAGAAATTAGGTTTGATCATGTGGAACAAATGTGGGATGTCTCGTAATGCGACAGACCTACAAGCAGCCATGGATGAAATCGCTGAGTTGAGAGCAGATTTCTGGAAGAATGTAAAAGTTCCAGGAACGGCAGATACTAAAAACCAAGAGCTAGAGAAAGCTGGGCGTGTTGCCGATTTCCTTGAATTAGGGGAGTTGTTTGCAAAAGATGCATTAGATAGAAACGAAAGTTGTGGTGGTCATTTCCGTGAGGAATATCAAACTGCAGATGGTGAAGCATTGCGTGATGATGAAAACTATGCATACGTTAGTGCTTGGGAATACAATGAGAATCCGCGTGATGCTAAATTGCACAAAGAAGACTTGGTCTTTGAAAATGTGGAATTGAAGACTCGTAGTTATAAATAG
- a CDS encoding succinate dehydrogenase cytochrome b subunit, with amino-acid sequence MSALVKSSLARKWVMALSGLFLVIFLTQHFVINITSVIAPDTFNEWSHFMGYNVLVQYIAQPILIGGLIVHFIMGIVLDYQNRKARPIKYAKFSGNSNSTWVSRNMIITGLVVLAFLGLHMYDFWVHEMAYKYIESNPEDPTRYLPELKEKFEPFWRTVIYVISFILLSMHLWHGFNSSFQSMGAKAVNKGDGLRKATYAWSVLIPAGFIFIALYHHFTHS; translated from the coding sequence ATGAGCGCATTAGTAAAATCATCGCTTGCTAGAAAGTGGGTAATGGCACTTTCAGGATTATTCTTAGTTATATTCTTAACACAGCATTTTGTAATTAACATTACTTCTGTTATTGCACCAGACACTTTTAATGAATGGTCTCATTTTATGGGATACAACGTATTAGTGCAATATATTGCTCAACCTATATTAATAGGGGGGTTGATAGTACACTTTATCATGGGTATCGTCTTAGATTATCAAAACAGAAAAGCACGTCCCATAAAATATGCTAAATTTTCGGGTAATTCAAACTCTACTTGGGTGTCTCGTAACATGATCATTACTGGTCTTGTGGTGCTTGCCTTTTTAGGATTACACATGTATGACTTTTGGGTTCACGAGATGGCTTACAAATATATTGAAAGTAATCCTGAAGATCCAACACGTTACCTGCCAGAGTTGAAAGAAAAATTTGAGCCGTTTTGGAGAACTGTCATATACGTTATCTCTTTTATTCTCTTGTCCATGCACTTATGGCACGGGTTTAACAGCTCTTTCCAGTCTATGGGAGCCAAAGCAGTTAATAAAGGTGATGGATTGAGAAAAGCAACTTACGCATGGTCAGTATTGATCCCTGCTGGGTTTATTTTCATCGCGTTGTACCACCATTTTACTCACTCATAA
- a CDS encoding methionine aminotransferase: protein MISKLPKVTESIFTTMSRLSHEQNALNLSQGFPNFPADPILKELLVKAIQDDKNQYAPMAGLMSIRAAISNMTQQQHNAFYHPENEICLTAGATQGIFSAIQAMVHSGDEVMLFTPAYDCYEPAIQLAGGKAIPIAMTLPEFSIDWEEVRDKITYKTKMILINTPHNPSGNMLTHEDMHELQQIVVNNNLLLLSDEVYEHISFDGRAHLSAARYDGLRDRSFIMGSFGKTFHVTGWKMGFCLAPKHLMEEFYKVHQYVVYCVNHPVQDAIANYIQEPYRYRELGAFYQRKRDLFLNLIKDSRFSFTPAHGSYFQLLDYSAITDEPDVDFARRLTIEHKIASIPISVFMNGKDPKMLRFCFAKKDEEIIAAAKILNSL from the coding sequence ATGATTTCAAAGCTTCCCAAGGTCACAGAATCCATCTTTACTACTATGAGCAGGCTCTCGCACGAGCAAAACGCTCTTAATCTCTCTCAAGGATTTCCTAATTTCCCAGCAGATCCTATTTTAAAAGAGTTGTTAGTAAAGGCGATTCAAGACGATAAAAATCAATACGCTCCTATGGCAGGACTGATGTCAATACGCGCAGCGATTTCTAACATGACGCAACAACAACACAATGCTTTTTACCATCCAGAAAATGAAATTTGCTTGACTGCCGGGGCGACTCAAGGGATTTTCTCTGCGATACAAGCAATGGTGCATTCTGGCGATGAGGTAATGCTATTCACCCCAGCATATGATTGCTATGAACCGGCGATTCAACTCGCTGGCGGAAAAGCAATTCCTATAGCAATGACGCTGCCAGAATTTAGTATAGACTGGGAAGAAGTGCGTGATAAAATCACTTATAAAACCAAGATGATTCTAATCAATACGCCTCACAATCCCAGCGGTAATATGCTGACACATGAGGATATGCATGAGCTACAGCAAATAGTAGTGAATAATAACCTGTTGTTATTAAGCGATGAGGTCTATGAACATATTTCTTTTGACGGAAGAGCACACCTTAGTGCTGCGAGATACGATGGCCTGCGTGATCGCAGTTTTATAATGGGTAGTTTCGGAAAAACCTTTCATGTTACCGGATGGAAAATGGGGTTTTGTCTCGCTCCTAAACATTTAATGGAAGAATTTTATAAAGTACATCAGTACGTAGTGTATTGTGTAAATCATCCCGTACAAGATGCGATAGCTAATTATATTCAAGAACCTTATAGATATCGAGAATTAGGTGCTTTTTATCAGCGCAAACGCGATCTTTTCTTAAACCTTATAAAGGACAGCCGGTTTTCTTTTACACCTGCTCACGGTTCTTATTTTCAGTTGTTGGATTATAGTGCGATTACCGATGAACCTGATGTAGATTTTGCCAGAAGACTCACTATCGAACATAAAATAGCCAGTATACCAATTTCTGTTTTTATGAATGGAAAAGATCCTAAAATGTTGCGGTTTTGCTTTGCAAAGAAGGATGAAGAGATTATCGCCGCGGCTAAGATTTTGAATAGTTTGTAA
- a CDS encoding four helix bundle protein — MNCWKKGKEIRNKVSELLKTFPKHERFDLVSQMRRASRSDTLCTC, encoded by the coding sequence TTGAATTGCTGGAAAAAAGGCAAAGAGATTAGAAATAAAGTTTCTGAATTACTTAAAACTTTTCCTAAACACGAAAGGTTTGATTTAGTTTCTCAAATGAGAAGGGCATCAAGATCAGATACATTGTGCACTTGTTGA
- a CDS encoding RagB/SusD family nutrient uptake outer membrane protein has translation MKIYKIYMLLFVAAIGFNACSEDYIDVTSEDANSENFFNTQADYENALIAAYDLLQSSYINVMLGEIASDNTLAGGESATDVIGIQQIDDMIHTPVNAQLTDLWRWMFAGVNRANYIMEFKDKTDFPDKPRVLGETRFLRAYYYFELVKFFGDVPLVVDQRFLFGDQFEVDRTPKAAVYEQIERDLMFAVDNLEYTTPDVGRATKGSAQALLGKVYLFQEKYIEAADVLDDLIGFGPYSLVTDYSTIFENDNENNSESVFEIQYSDAEGAGFGCLQCSEGNVAVGFNGIRNYNGPTFDSGFSFNVPTQEVVDLFDAADPRKDTAILDIDAFAAANNATFSVGFEHTGYYNRKYIARQGDLNTGDANLTNPNNYRAIRLADVYLMAAEAYNSGGLGDGQAQTYLNEVRTRVGLPDVLTSGTALTDAIFLERRLELVGEGHHFFDLVRTGRAAAEIDGFVAGKHEIFPIPLEEILLAGNRWEQNPNY, from the coding sequence ATGAAAATTTATAAGATATATATGCTATTATTCGTCGCAGCCATAGGCTTTAATGCGTGTAGCGAGGATTATATAGACGTTACTAGTGAAGATGCTAATTCAGAAAATTTTTTTAACACGCAAGCCGATTATGAAAACGCATTAATTGCGGCTTATGACCTGCTACAGTCCAGTTATATTAATGTCATGTTGGGTGAGATAGCCTCAGATAATACTCTGGCTGGTGGCGAGAGCGCTACTGATGTTATAGGTATCCAACAAATAGACGATATGATTCACACGCCTGTAAATGCGCAATTAACAGATTTATGGAGGTGGATGTTTGCGGGTGTGAATAGAGCAAATTACATCATGGAATTTAAAGATAAAACGGACTTTCCCGATAAGCCAAGAGTACTAGGGGAAACACGTTTTCTTAGAGCTTACTATTATTTTGAATTGGTCAAATTTTTTGGGGATGTACCGTTAGTGGTAGATCAACGATTTTTATTTGGAGATCAGTTCGAAGTAGATCGCACTCCTAAAGCAGCTGTTTATGAACAGATTGAACGAGATTTGATGTTTGCAGTTGATAACTTAGAATACACTACTCCAGATGTAGGTCGTGCTACTAAAGGTAGTGCACAAGCCTTGTTAGGAAAGGTATACTTGTTTCAAGAGAAATATATAGAGGCTGCTGATGTGCTCGATGACCTAATCGGTTTTGGACCTTATAGCCTAGTTACCGATTATTCAACAATTTTTGAAAATGACAATGAAAACAATTCAGAGTCGGTTTTTGAAATTCAGTATTCAGATGCTGAGGGTGCTGGTTTTGGTTGTTTACAATGTAGTGAAGGAAATGTTGCAGTAGGATTTAATGGTATTAGAAATTATAACGGCCCTACTTTTGACTCCGGATTCAGTTTTAATGTCCCTACTCAAGAGGTGGTAGATCTATTTGATGCCGCTGATCCACGTAAAGACACGGCAATTTTAGATATAGACGCTTTCGCGGCAGCTAACAACGCTACATTTAGTGTAGGTTTTGAACATACAGGTTATTACAATAGAAAATATATTGCTCGACAAGGGGATTTGAATACTGGAGATGCTAATCTTACCAACCCTAATAACTACCGGGCCATAAGACTCGCAGATGTTTATTTGATGGCAGCAGAGGCTTATAACAGCGGAGGTCTAGGAGATGGACAGGCACAAACGTATCTCAACGAGGTACGAACTAGAGTTGGATTACCTGATGTGCTAACTTCAGGCACGGCCTTAACAGACGCTATATTTCTAGAACGCAGACTAGAGCTAGTTGGTGAAGGACACCATTTCTTTGATTTAGTAAGAACTGGTCGTGCAGCGGCAGAAATAGACGGTTTTGTAGCCGGCAAACATGAAATTTTCCCCATCCCACTAGAAGAGATTTTACTTGCTGGGAATCGATGGGAACAAAATCCTAATTATTAA
- a CDS encoding SusC/RagA family TonB-linked outer membrane protein has protein sequence MNKFTLLLFYLVAAISFAQEGIISGKVLEQSTGDALLGATVQNLNTNKATTTDFDGLYTIAASPGDVLKFSYIGTVAQKITVANSGTINVSLQEDIAALEEVVVIGYGTQAVREVTGAVSIVDSKVIENLKPTRVEQALQGQVAGVNVTSSSGSPGAGLNIRIRGISTNGDNRPLILVDGNIIEDLSVINPGDIESLSVLKDATAGIYGVRAANGVIIITTKGGRKNQPLTVEYNSWGGFQETSRRLPTLNSQQYALIKNEAFANNGEALPFTDITNLTNTNYQDAVFDDALILNNDISIRGGTEKSTYAFGVAVLSQDGIVGSDKSDFDRFTMRGNFDHKWTKNLEMKTGFLYSYTSNKNINDGGLGSVLFNALNMGPNIPVFDQSGEFSLAEGLGNEVINPEAQLANTFNKNKVGKISGNFGLTYSFLDHFEATARIQANYSEAYGNNFNPRAFYGSGKVFNLTENVFSTYENFFSDYTYDAFVKYDNTFAEKHNVEVMLGMSAFRTRGDFNDLTGFGNVSNEYNEVSIDGAERVIDGDLNGARRFDQRLLSHFIRVQYDYEGKYLLSAVVRRDGSTTFGPENRFGIFPTGSVGWIASDEDFLKDSKTIDFLKVRASAGIIGNDRIPAFGFVSLLNGEGQYVFNGQIANGTAIGALSNPEIKWEEQFTTNVGLDMKFLSSKLNVTLDYYNRETNDLLIAPAVSGILGSGAPGSSAPFINGGDIRNRGLEFSIGYSDQVTDDFSYNVSYNVATLENEVLSVNNENGFIEAGGFGVGQPPITRFQEGFTIGYFYGYQTDGIFQNAAEVAAHPSQIALGANAQPGDFRYRDLNNDGVIDTDDRTELGDALPDFTMGMNLSFNYKNWDVQTYLYASIGNEMVRNYERNQPLTNLTTNALGRWTGEGSTNSVPRVTTGATANQVFSDFFVEDASFLRAQNMQIGYTLNDSALDNFKLSKLRVYASVNNAFTLTKYRGYDPSASSGDPLSSGIDNGFYPVARTFLVGINAKF, from the coding sequence ATGAATAAATTTACACTTTTACTATTTTACCTTGTCGCAGCTATCAGTTTTGCGCAAGAAGGTATCATCTCAGGAAAGGTTCTTGAACAATCCACAGGAGATGCTTTATTAGGAGCTACGGTTCAAAACCTAAACACCAATAAAGCCACCACTACAGATTTTGATGGCCTTTATACCATAGCTGCTTCGCCGGGTGATGTTCTTAAATTTTCTTATATAGGTACAGTAGCTCAAAAAATTACAGTCGCTAATAGTGGTACTATAAACGTAAGCTTACAGGAAGATATAGCTGCTCTTGAAGAAGTTGTAGTAATTGGATACGGTACTCAAGCAGTTAGAGAAGTCACAGGTGCAGTAAGTATTGTGGACAGTAAGGTTATCGAAAATCTTAAGCCTACTAGAGTTGAGCAAGCACTTCAAGGACAAGTTGCTGGAGTTAATGTTACCTCTTCATCAGGATCTCCTGGTGCAGGCTTAAATATTAGAATACGTGGTATTTCCACTAATGGTGATAACCGACCTTTAATATTAGTAGATGGAAACATTATTGAAGACTTGAGTGTTATCAATCCTGGTGACATTGAAAGCTTGTCTGTATTGAAAGATGCTACAGCTGGAATATATGGGGTTCGAGCTGCAAATGGGGTAATTATTATTACTACTAAGGGAGGTCGCAAAAATCAACCGTTAACTGTTGAATACAACTCTTGGGGTGGTTTTCAAGAAACTTCTAGAAGGCTTCCTACATTGAATTCACAACAATATGCATTGATTAAAAATGAAGCTTTTGCTAATAATGGTGAGGCTTTGCCTTTTACTGATATAACCAACCTTACGAACACCAATTATCAGGATGCTGTTTTTGATGATGCATTGATCTTAAATAATGATATTTCGATACGAGGAGGTACCGAAAAATCTACTTATGCTTTTGGAGTAGCGGTTTTAAGTCAGGATGGTATCGTAGGTAGCGATAAATCCGATTTTGACCGTTTTACTATGCGTGGTAACTTTGATCATAAATGGACTAAAAACCTCGAAATGAAAACAGGTTTCTTATATTCTTATACGAGTAATAAGAACATCAATGATGGTGGGCTAGGGTCTGTTCTTTTTAACGCGTTAAACATGGGTCCTAATATTCCTGTATTCGATCAAAGCGGTGAATTCTCACTAGCTGAAGGATTGGGTAATGAAGTTATTAATCCAGAAGCCCAATTGGCAAACACATTTAATAAAAATAAAGTAGGTAAAATCAGTGGGAACTTTGGATTGACCTATTCCTTTTTAGATCACTTTGAAGCTACAGCTCGTATACAGGCTAACTACTCTGAGGCTTACGGGAATAATTTTAATCCTAGAGCATTTTATGGTTCAGGAAAAGTATTCAACTTGACTGAAAATGTGTTTAGTACGTATGAGAACTTTTTCAGTGATTATACGTATGATGCGTTTGTAAAATATGACAATACATTTGCTGAGAAACACAATGTAGAGGTAATGCTAGGTATGAGTGCCTTTAGAACACGTGGTGACTTTAATGACTTGACTGGTTTTGGTAATGTAAGTAATGAGTATAATGAAGTAAGTATTGATGGAGCTGAGCGTGTTATCGATGGAGATCTTAATGGAGCTCGTCGTTTTGACCAGCGTTTACTTTCTCACTTTATAAGGGTTCAATATGATTATGAGGGTAAGTATTTGCTTTCAGCGGTTGTTAGACGTGATGGAAGTACCACATTTGGCCCTGAAAATAGGTTTGGTATTTTTCCGACGGGAAGTGTAGGTTGGATAGCTTCTGATGAAGATTTTTTAAAAGATAGTAAAACAATCGATTTCCTTAAAGTAAGGGCATCTGCTGGAATTATTGGAAATGACCGTATTCCTGCATTTGGATTCGTATCTCTACTTAACGGTGAAGGACAGTACGTTTTTAATGGACAAATTGCCAACGGAACCGCTATTGGAGCTTTGAGCAATCCAGAAATTAAGTGGGAAGAGCAGTTTACGACTAATGTAGGATTAGACATGAAATTCTTATCCTCTAAATTAAATGTGACCCTTGATTATTACAACCGAGAGACTAATGATTTATTGATTGCACCCGCAGTATCTGGAATATTAGGTTCTGGAGCACCTGGGTCTAGCGCACCATTTATAAATGGAGGTGATATACGCAATCGTGGTCTTGAATTCTCCATAGGTTATTCAGATCAGGTTACAGATGACTTTAGTTATAATGTGAGTTATAACGTGGCGACTCTTGAAAATGAAGTTCTTTCTGTAAACAATGAAAATGGATTTATTGAGGCCGGAGGTTTTGGCGTAGGACAGCCACCTATTACTAGGTTTCAAGAAGGATTTACCATTGGATATTTTTATGGTTATCAAACGGACGGAATATTTCAAAATGCTGCGGAAGTTGCAGCACATCCATCTCAAATCGCTTTAGGTGCTAATGCACAACCTGGTGATTTTAGATATAGAGATTTAAATAATGATGGTGTTATAGATACTGATGACCGTACAGAATTAGGTGATGCTTTGCCAGACTTCACTATGGGGATGAATTTGAGTTTCAATTATAAAAACTGGGATGTACAAACCTATTTATACGCTTCTATAGGTAATGAAATGGTACGTAATTATGAACGTAACCAGCCTTTAACTAACTTAACGACTAATGCATTAGGCCGTTGGACAGGTGAGGGATCAACCAATTCTGTGCCGCGAGTGACCACAGGAGCCACTGCAAATCAAGTGTTTTCAGACTTTTTTGTAGAAGACGCTTCCTTTTTAAGAGCTCAAAATATGCAGATTGGGTACACGTTAAACGATTCGGCCCTTGACAACTTCAAATTGAGTAAGCTAAGAGTTTATGCATCTGTAAATAATGCGTTCACTCTTACCAAGTATAGAGGTTATGATCCTAGTGCAAGTTCAGGAGATCCTTTATCAAGTGGTATAGATAATGGCTTTTATCCAGTGGCGAGGACCTTTTTAGTTGGAATAAACGCAAAATTTTAA
- a CDS encoding succinate dehydrogenase/fumarate reductase iron-sulfur subunit yields the protein MKLTLKIWRQAGPEAKGKMVTYPIDGIEGDMSFLEMMDILNEDLINKGEVPVEFDHDCREGICGSCNMMINGQPHGPQKLTTTCQLHMRKFNDGDSITIEPWRAAAFPVIKDLIVDRSSFDRIQQSGAYVSVNTSGNTQDANSIPIEKAKADEAFHSATCIGCGACVAACKNASAMLFTSAKVSQYALLPQGEIEATDRVMNMVRQMDIEGFGNCTNTGACMIECPKGIKLENIARMNREYLKAETIG from the coding sequence ATGAAACTTACTTTAAAAATATGGAGACAGGCTGGTCCTGAAGCCAAAGGAAAAATGGTTACTTATCCTATTGATGGTATTGAAGGCGATATGTCTTTCCTTGAGATGATGGATATCTTAAACGAAGATTTGATCAATAAAGGAGAGGTTCCTGTAGAATTTGATCACGACTGTCGTGAAGGAATCTGTGGATCTTGTAACATGATGATTAATGGACAACCTCATGGGCCGCAAAAATTGACAACTACTTGTCAATTGCACATGAGAAAGTTTAATGATGGAGATAGCATCACTATTGAGCCATGGAGAGCAGCCGCTTTTCCAGTGATCAAAGATTTAATTGTCGATCGTTCTTCTTTTGATAGAATCCAGCAGTCTGGTGCTTATGTATCGGTTAACACTTCAGGTAATACTCAAGACGCAAACTCTATTCCGATTGAGAAAGCTAAAGCAGATGAAGCATTTCACTCAGCAACTTGTATAGGTTGTGGAGCTTGTGTTGCAGCTTGTAAAAACGCTAGTGCTATGTTATTTACCAGCGCAAAGGTTTCTCAATACGCTTTGTTACCACAAGGCGAAATTGAGGCTACTGACCGCGTGATGAACATGGTACGTCAAATGGATATTGAAGGTTTTGGTAACTGTACCAATACTGGGGCTTGTATGATCGAGTGTCCTAAAGGAATTAAATTAGAAAATATTGCACGTATGAATCGCGAGTATTTAAAAGCAGAAACTATAGGATAG